CTGTCTATCTTGTTTTCAGCAAGCGGCGCATAGTGATGGTTGTGAAATATTGTTACATCTGTAACCAAAACCCAGACCAGCGCGGCGACGAAGCCGCACTTGCCGCCGGTGAATACTGCCCTATTTGCAACCAGCCGGCCTGCCGCCGTCACCTTTCTGTGGTGCGTTGGCGTTGGCGCGAGACCGGCGCTCTGGGTTCGGCCCTGGTTTGCAAAGAGTGCGTGCGCACGTATGCTCACCGCGGTTGGGATGTGTTTCGCCGCGATTGGATTACCTGATGCCTGCTGGCTGTCAGGTGGTTGCTCGGCCTGGCACGGCCGTCAGATGGGTGAGAGAAGATGAAAAACCAGCAGCGTTTGCTTCCAGGCTCTATCGTGTTGAATGTCGTATTGCTCCTGGCGGTCATCTATTTATGGCTGCGTCCCGCGCCACCGACGGCGACGCCCATTGCTCAGGCGACTTCCGCTCCATTGGCCGCCACCGCCACCTTTACGCCATCACCATCGCCCACCCATACACCCTTGCCAACTGAAACGCCGCCGCCCAGCCCAACGGCCGTTGTGCCCACAGAGACGCCGCAGCCCAGCCCAACGGCCGTACCCACAGACATCCCGCTGCCAACCGAAACCCCACTTTCCACCGCCCCGGCTGAACCTACCATCGCCCCCACCATTGCCAGCGAAACCGTTACTGGCCCTGGTTGGCTGCGTTACGCCAATCAGTTCCGCCTCCAGGGCGGCGTGTCGCTGCTCTCCGAAAATACACTCTGGACGGCCGGCAGCCTGGCTCACAGCCGCTATATGGTCTTGCACAACATTGCCACCCACTTCCAAGACCCTGAACTCGAGGGGTACAGTTTGGAAGGGGCCCAAGCAGCAGCCAACGGCAATATCGCCATGAGCGGATCGGCCGGCGTCTCCCTTATCTGGCCTTTTGATTATTGGATGTCTGCTTCCTTCCACGCTTTGCCGATGCTGGATCCGCAGTTGCAGGATGTTGGTTACGGCGATTACCGGGACGCCAGCAGCGCCGCTGGCCTGACGGCCACGCTAGATGTTAAACGAGGCATCAACCAGTCGCTAACCGATTTCCCTTATCCGCTCACCTTTCCTAAAGATGGGGGGCAAACCTGGGTGACAACCTTCAACTTGCCGGAGTTTCCCGACTCGGCGGCCGGCTGCGCCGGATATACGCGGCCTCTGGGCGCGCCCATCATCGTGCAAATTGGCCCCGGCGACCAGACGCCAAATGTCAGCCAAACCGAACTACTGCGCGGCGGCGTATCGGTCCCCCACTGTGTGTTTACGGAGACCACCTATACCAACAGCAGCCCGTATTGGCAGGGTATTGGGCGGCGTATTTTGGATGAGCGTGACGCAATTGTTATTTTGCCTCGCTCACCGTTGGAAGTGGGACAGCGCTACACGGTGACGGTCGTCAATGGGCAGACGATTCAGTGGCAGTTTGACGTGGTGACGCGGCCAACGGACTATTGAATGCTGCGGAAAGGTTTGGTGACTGGTTTGATGGTTTGTTTGCCAGCCCACCAATAAATTAACAAACCAACCGACTGAGTAGTTACCAGGAGTTACACCGATGCAAGCAGTATGGTTGACCAACGGCCGTCTTGAATTTCGCACCGATTATCCCCAACCCGTACCCCAGGATGGCGAAGCGCTCGTCCGTGTCTTGTTGGCCGGTATTTGTTCGACGGACCTGGAGATGGTGAAGGGGTATAAAGGCGCTTTTAGCGGTGTACTGGGACACGAGTTTGTGGGAGTGGTGGAAAGCGCCCCAGATGCCGTCTGGCACGGCCGTCGTGTAGTGGGCAGCATCAACAGTGGCTGTGGGCAGTGCGACGTGTGCCGCAGCCAGGGGGCGGAACATTGCCCGCGCCGCCGGGTGCTGGGCATTTTGGACAAAGATGGTGTTTTTGCCGACTATGTGACCCTGCCGCAAAGCAATCTGCTGGCCGTGCCGGACGCCGTGTCGGACGAAGCGGCCGTTTTTACCGAACCATTGGCTGCTGCCCTGCGCATTCGGGAACAGGTGCAGGTACGGCCGTCGGCGCGCACGGCCGTACTCGGTCCGGGTCGCCTGGGGCTGTTGGTGGGGCAGGTATTGGCGCTGGCTGGCGGCGACGTGGTGATGCTTGGGCGCAGTCGGCATTCGTTGGAACGGCCGTTGGCTTTGGGCCTGGCCGCCGGCCTGGCAGATGAGTTCGCTGATCACAGTTTTGACTTTGTGGTGGAGGTGACGGGCAATGAGGCGGGGTTGGCGACGGCGCTGAGAGTGGTACGGCCGTTGGGCACAATCATCCTCAAAAGCACTTTCGTCGGTCGGCCG
This genomic stretch from Candidatus Leptovillus gracilis harbors:
- a CDS encoding alcohol dehydrogenase catalytic domain-containing protein, encoding MQAVWLTNGRLEFRTDYPQPVPQDGEALVRVLLAGICSTDLEMVKGYKGAFSGVLGHEFVGVVESAPDAVWHGRRVVGSINSGCGQCDVCRSQGAEHCPRRRVLGILDKDGVFADYVTLPQSNLLAVPDAVSDEAAVFTEPLAAALRIREQVQVRPSARTAVLGPGRLGLLVGQVLALAGGDVVMLGRSRHSLERPLALGLAAGLADEFADHSFDFVVEVTGNEAGLATALRVVRPLGTIILKSTFVGRPAVHWNDVVVNEITLVGSRCGPFAPALRLLEQGKINVQALVEAEYPLRQGLVAFAHAGQPAVRKVLLRP